The following proteins are encoded in a genomic region of Glycine max cultivar Williams 82 chromosome 18, Glycine_max_v4.0, whole genome shotgun sequence:
- the LOC100799873 gene encoding fructose-1,6-bisphosphatase, chloroplastic — protein MVAMAAATASSQLIFSKPRSPSRLCPFQLCVFDTKQVLSSSSGRRRHVGGSGVRCMAVGEAATTETKKRSGYELQTLTNWLLKQEQAGVIDAELTIVLSSISMACKQIASLVQRANISNLTGVQGAVNVQGEDQKKLDVVSNEVFSNCLRSSGRTGIIASEEEDVPVAVEESYSGNYIVVFDPLDGSSNIDAAVSTGSIFGIYSPNDECLADIGDDPTLDTTEQRCVVNVCQPGSNLLAAGYCMYSSSIIFVLTLGNGVFVFTLDPMYGEFVLTQENLQIPRAGKIYAFNEGNYQLWDDKLKKYIDDLKDPGPSGKPYSARYIGSLVGDFHRTLLYGGIYGYPRDKKSKNGKLRLLYECAPMSFIVEQAGGKGSDGHQRILDIQPTEIHQRVPLYIGSVEEVEKVEKYLA, from the exons ATGGTTGCAATGGCAGCAGCAACAGCATCCTCCCAGTTGATTTTCTCAAAGCCTCGTTCACCCTCGCGTCTCTGCCCCTTCCAACTATGTGTCTTTGACACCAAACAAGTGCTGTCAAGTTCAAGTGGCAGGAGAAGGCATGTGGGGGGTTCTGGAGTTAGGTGCATGGCGGTGGGAGAAGCTGCAACCACTGAGACTAAGAAGAGAAGTGGATATGAGCTTCAAACACTCACTAACTGGTTGCTGAAGCAGGAGCAAGCTGGGGTGATTGATGCAGAACTCACTATTGTGCTGTCTAGCATTTCCATGGCGTGCAAACAGATTGCTTCTTTGGTGCAAAGAGCCAACATTTCCAACCTCACTGGGGTTCAAGGAGCTGTCAATGTTCAGGGGGAAGACCAGAAAAAGCTTGATGTTGTTTCAAATGAG gttTTCTCAAACTGCTTGAGGTCAAGTGGGAGGACAGGGATAATAGCATCAGAGGAGGAAGATGTGCCAGTGGCAGTAGAAGAGAGTTATTCTGGAAACTACATTGTGGTGTTTGACCCACTTGATGGGTCATCCAATATTGATGCTGCAGTGTCAACTGGGTCCATTTTTGGGATATACAGCCCCAATGATGAGTGTCTTGCTGACATTGGTGATGACCCCACA CTTGACACAACAGAACAAAGATGTGTTGTGAACGTGTGCCAACCCGGAAGCAACCTTCTTGCAGCTGGTTACTGCATGTATTCTAGCTCAATAATCTTTGTTCTCACCCTTGGAAATGGAGTGTTTGTGTTTACATTGGACCCGATGTATGGCGAATTCGTTTTGACTCAGGAAAACCTCCAAATACCTAGAGCAGGCAAAATTTATGCTTTCAATGAAGGGAATTATCAGTTGTGGGATGACAAGCTTAAGAAATATATTGATGATCTCAAGGACCCAGGTCCTAGCGGCAAGCCTTATTCTGCAAGGTACATTGGTAGCTTGGTAGGAGACTTCCACAGGACACTGCTATATGGTGGCATTTATGGGTACCCCAGGGACAAGAAAAGTAAGAATGGGAAACTCAGGCTCCTGTATGAATGTGCTCCTATGAGCTTCATAGTAGAACAGGCTGGTGGAAAAGGGTCAGATGGCCACCAGAGAATACTTGACATTCAACCAACAGAG ATTCATCAACGAGTGCCACTGTACATTGGGAGCGTAGAAGAGGTAGAGAAGGTGGAAAAGTACTTGGCTTAA
- the LOC100808727 gene encoding uncharacterized protein, with translation MAGKQSKARKPEVFGKGKVTPTQIAFIVDRYLCDNNFSSTRSTFRNEASSLISHSPIHEAPKTLLTLGEMLDEYICLKEQKVMLDQERAVVEQEKNRVQMLLQGMHNVMTAYNASGNLPAPAPAVKSAVVAVPKPTLGYKSQPGNPTSVQNKSNAPPLPQSSNSNAEGGNFSTPTLNVSDRKRKETKAVDVPSAAKKPRGRSSSRKIVSHGQNAPQQSDKAVNNTMVAQPSAIQSSSENCIPRESQVQGSNVAKCLFNQSTTSVPSNSPVPKTPPRTKSSHSDTHISPAEISSVATCNRAVTPSRCTVISTKRVMVSPAKQMAYIEMSRCISPVKTNSSKRDHVRSRLNFDAADVPGSLDNPLPNEISTSESEKELDIFDIDFPNFDALGMDFSFTEMLNDLDFSCEGIDFSCHPTSSPSMDNASGSSHECNGDHATPELSTVAEVICEKDMKVLGPECMTAMKFVTKSITVISPEKNRQQFVDPENCT, from the exons ATGGCGGGGAAGCAATCCAAAGCCAGAAAGCCGGAGGTGTTCGGGAAGGGCAAGGTCACCCCTACTCAGATCGCTTTCATCGTCGACCGATACCTCTGCGACAACAACTTCTCTTCCACTCGATCCACCTTCAGAAACGAAGCCTCTTCCCTCATCTCCCATTCACCCATTCATGAG gcACCAAAGACTTTGTTGACATTGGGGGAGATGCTGGATGAGTATATCTGCTTGAAGGAGCAGAAAGTGATGTTGGATCAGGAACGGGCTGTTGTAGAACAAGAGAAGAACCGGGTTCAGATGCTGTTGCAAGGCATGCATAATGTAATGACTGCTTACAATGCTAGTGGAAATCTCCCTGCACCAGCACCTGCTGTTAAATCTGCAGTTGTAGCAGTTCCTAAACCAACACTTGGTTACAAATCTCAACCAG GCAATCCTACTTCTGtgcaaaataaatcaaatgcaCCGCCATTGCCTCAATCTAGCAATTCAAACGCTGAGGGTGGAAACTTCTCAACACCAACACTGAATGTATCTGacagaaagagaaaggaaactAAAGCTGTGGATGTTCCTTCAGCTGCTAAAAAACCTCGTGGTAGATCATCCAGTAGGAAAATTGTCAGCCATG GTCAAAATGCTCCGCAACAATCTGATAAAGCTGTCAATAATACAATGGTAGCTCAGCCTTCTGCCATTCAATCTTCATCAGAGAACTGCATACCCAGGGAGTCACAGGTTCAGGGATCCAATGTTGCTAAATGTTTATTCAACCAGTCTACAACTTCTGTTCCAAGTAATTCACCGGTTCCGAAGACACCTCCTAGAACAAAATCTTCTCACAGTGACACACATATATCCCCTGCTGAGATTTCTTCGGTTGCAACTTGCAACCGTGCAGTTACACCCAGTCGTTGCACTGTAATTTCAACCAAGAGAGTTATGGTCAGCCCTGCAAAACAGATGGCTTACATAGAGATGAGTCGTTGTATTTCTCCTGTCAAGACAAATTCAAGTAAGAGGGATCATGTTAGGAGCAGGTTGAACTTTGATGCTGCCGATGTGCCTGGGAGTTTGGACAATCCATTGCCCAATGAGATTTCTACATCTGAGTCTGAAAAGGAATTGGACATATTTGACATTGATTTTCCTAACTTTGATGCCTTAGGGATGGACTTCTCCTTCACAGAAATGTTAAATGATCTAGACTTTTCTTGTGAAGGCATAGATTTTTCTTGCCATCCAACATCAAGTCCTTCAATGGACAATGCTTCAGG CTCGTCTCATGAATGCAATGGTGATCATGCTACACCTGAATTATCAACTGTGGCAGAAGTTATATGTGAGAAAGATATGAAAGTACTAG GCCCTGAATGTATGACTGCGATGAAATTTGTCACAAAGAGCATAACTGTTATAAGCCctg AGAAAAACCGCCAGCAGTTTGTGGATCCGGAAAATTGTACATAA